In Petrotoga miotherma DSM 10691, one DNA window encodes the following:
- a CDS encoding NAD(P)H-dependent flavin oxidoreductase encodes MNLINILNINGLVPKLPIIQGGMSVGISLDNLASAVANAGGIGVIGTAGIGLIENPQTRKVKEANIEGLKKVIRKAREKTKGIIGVNIMTVLTDYKELVKTAIKEEIDLIISGAGLPLNLPEFLDTKSKTKLVPIVSSLKAAQVIFKKWWMKYKYIPDAFIVEGPKAGGHLGFKKVDLENPQFQLEVTVPQIVSFCEEIKKEYNKEVPVIAAGGINTPEKVKEIFSLGAKGIQVGTPFIATQECDADIRFKEALINAKEEDIVIIESPVGLPGRAIKNKFIEDVSKGVKKPFKCPYHCIKTCNFVDTPYCIAQALLNAAKGNLDDGFVFSGEYGYKIDKITTVQEVINYLFEINVDKAKESTSQRS; translated from the coding sequence GTGAATCTTATAAATATTTTAAACATCAATGGTTTAGTTCCAAAGTTGCCTATAATTCAAGGGGGTATGTCCGTTGGTATTTCTCTTGATAATTTAGCATCTGCGGTAGCAAACGCTGGAGGGATTGGAGTAATAGGTACTGCGGGAATAGGGTTAATCGAAAATCCTCAAACAAGAAAAGTGAAAGAAGCTAATATAGAAGGCCTCAAAAAGGTTATTAGAAAGGCAAGAGAAAAGACAAAGGGAATAATTGGCGTTAATATAATGACCGTTTTGACTGATTATAAAGAGCTTGTGAAAACAGCGATAAAAGAGGAAATAGATTTAATAATATCTGGAGCAGGGTTGCCTTTAAATTTGCCTGAATTTCTAGATACAAAATCTAAAACAAAGTTAGTTCCTATAGTTTCTTCTTTAAAAGCTGCCCAGGTGATATTTAAAAAATGGTGGATGAAATACAAGTACATTCCTGATGCATTTATAGTGGAAGGGCCAAAAGCTGGAGGACATTTGGGATTTAAAAAGGTGGATCTAGAGAATCCTCAATTTCAACTTGAAGTTACCGTTCCTCAGATAGTAAGTTTCTGTGAGGAAATTAAAAAAGAATATAACAAAGAAGTACCTGTAATAGCTGCTGGGGGTATTAACACACCTGAAAAAGTGAAAGAAATATTTTCATTGGGGGCGAAGGGGATACAAGTAGGGACTCCTTTTATAGCCACCCAAGAGTGTGACGCCGATATAAGATTTAAAGAGGCTTTGATAAATGCCAAAGAAGAAGATATAGTAATAATTGAAAGTCCAGTAGGTCTTCCGGGAAGAGCTATCAAAAACAAATTTATAGAAGATGTTTCAAAAGGGGTTAAAAAGCCATTCAAATGCCCTTATCACTGTATTAAAACGTGTAATTTTGTTGACACCCCATATTGTATAGCCCAAGCTCTACTTAACGCAGCAAAGGGGAATTTAGATGACGGATTTGTTTTTAGTGGCGAATACGGTTACAAAATCGATAAAATTACAACCGTACAAGAGGTAATAAACTATCTTTTTGAAATCAACGTAGATAAAGCGAAAGAGTCAACTTCTCAACGTTCGTAG
- a CDS encoding cation diffusion facilitator family transporter, which yields MKKKLNEENFQINSKREKLAANASWMGIIINGALAFFKLVISLITGSMAILADGIDTTTDIITSILTLIASKISSKPADESHPFGHERAETIVTKVLSLVIIYAGFQVLIGAIQSIINHNFSIYRPYLVLWISLISILTKYFLYKYKFSVGNKIRNSSLVADALNMRNDILTSLSVFIGIIFYLTLNIMWVDPLVAIIVSVFIFRVGIKMFLETSDEFMGSSKELGEIYYNTLEAVEKVNKANNPHKIRVRKAGYVYFVELHIEVEEEMSVKEANEIASQVEKELKKINPYIKDVIIHVEPLGNKEEEEFGFDKNSIKRIFDK from the coding sequence TTGAAGAAAAAATTAAATGAAGAAAATTTTCAGATTAATTCAAAAAGAGAAAAATTAGCCGCAAATGCTTCCTGGATGGGAATAATAATAAACGGTGCCCTTGCTTTTTTTAAATTAGTTATCTCTCTCATCACGGGAAGTATGGCAATTTTAGCTGATGGAATAGATACAACTACGGATATAATAACTTCTATACTAACTTTAATTGCATCAAAAATTTCAAGTAAGCCTGCAGATGAGAGCCATCCTTTTGGCCATGAAAGAGCTGAAACGATAGTTACTAAGGTTTTATCTTTAGTGATTATTTACGCCGGTTTTCAAGTTCTTATAGGTGCCATTCAAAGTATAATAAACCACAATTTTTCAATTTATAGGCCTTATTTAGTACTATGGATTTCTTTGATTTCGATACTTACCAAATATTTTTTATATAAGTATAAATTCTCCGTCGGAAATAAAATAAGAAATTCTTCTTTAGTAGCGGATGCTTTAAATATGAGAAATGACATTTTAACTTCTTTGTCTGTTTTCATCGGTATCATTTTTTACCTTACGTTAAATATAATGTGGGTGGATCCGTTGGTGGCGATTATAGTATCCGTCTTCATATTTAGAGTTGGGATAAAGATGTTTCTAGAAACCTCAGATGAGTTTATGGGTAGTTCAAAAGAATTAGGAGAAATTTACTATAATACTTTAGAAGCTGTTGAAAAAGTTAACAAAGCTAATAATCCTCATAAAATTAGGGTGAGAAAAGCTGGATATGTTTATTTTGTTGAACTTCATATCGAAGTCGAAGAAGAAATGAGCGTAAAAGAAGCTAATGAAATAGCCTCGCAAGTTGAAAAAGAGTTAAAAAAGATAAATCCTTACATAAAAGATGTGATAATCCACGTAGAACCTTTAGGGAATAAAGAGGAAGAAGAATTTGGATTCGATAAAAATTCTATTAAAAGGATTTTTGATAAATAG
- the hisC gene encoding histidinol-phosphate transaminase produces the protein MKFNPILESFEEYKPSNTNINEGFIDLSKNENPFDLSLDLKKIFFQKITETNINRYPELTADNIRQKIATFLNSYFSRYNIDLDMNNIVVGNGSDEMISYLVKIFSGNEVIVCPPTFEMYEFYSLLNGFSVKKIPLNTNYEIKDIDKAVDDQTGMIFICSPNNPTGNLQPQKEIVKALNTGTPVIVDEAYADFSKTSMIQYLKDYPNLIILKTFSKAFGLAGIRAGILIANEEIVKQIMKIKSPYSFNVLTEKMVETIIENYNLILEKIDYIIEERNKLSKELGRVALKSDANFILLDFDKIEGITAKAVYNYFLENKILLRKYSGTLENKIRVTIGTKEENQKFLTLFKELISNYDKQIKSYEH, from the coding sequence TTGAAATTCAACCCAATTTTAGAAAGTTTTGAGGAATACAAACCTTCTAATACTAATATCAATGAAGGGTTCATAGATCTCAGTAAAAATGAAAATCCATTCGATCTTTCTTTAGACCTTAAAAAGATCTTTTTCCAAAAGATAACAGAAACAAACATAAATCGGTATCCCGAATTAACCGCTGACAACATCAGACAAAAAATAGCGACTTTCTTAAACTCATATTTTTCAAGATATAATATAGATCTTGATATGAACAACATAGTGGTTGGAAATGGCAGCGACGAGATGATATCTTACTTGGTTAAAATCTTTTCTGGAAACGAGGTAATAGTTTGTCCGCCTACATTTGAAATGTACGAATTTTATTCTCTACTCAACGGTTTTTCAGTGAAAAAAATCCCTTTGAATACCAATTACGAAATAAAAGACATAGATAAAGCCGTAGATGATCAAACGGGTATGATATTTATCTGTTCTCCAAACAATCCTACAGGAAACTTGCAACCCCAAAAAGAGATCGTAAAAGCTTTAAATACAGGGACACCTGTAATTGTAGATGAAGCATATGCGGATTTCTCAAAAACAAGCATGATACAATATTTAAAAGACTACCCAAATCTTATAATATTAAAAACATTTTCCAAAGCGTTCGGATTGGCAGGTATTAGAGCAGGTATCTTAATAGCCAATGAAGAAATAGTTAAACAAATAATGAAAATAAAATCTCCCTACAGTTTCAACGTATTAACTGAAAAGATGGTAGAAACCATAATAGAAAATTATAATCTCATTTTAGAAAAAATTGATTACATCATCGAAGAAAGAAATAAGCTTTCAAAAGAGCTCGGACGAGTCGCCTTAAAAAGTGATGCTAATTTTATACTCTTGGATTTTGATAAAATAGAAGGTATAACAGCCAAAGCTGTTTACAACTACTTTTTAGAAAATAAAATACTTTTGAGAAAATACTCTGGGACTTTAGAAAATAAAATTCGAGTAACCATTGGAACCAAAGAAGAAAATCAAAAGTTCCTAACGCTTTTTAAAGAATTAATCAGCAATTATGATAAACAGATTAAGTCTTATGAACATTAA
- a CDS encoding MFS transporter, which yields MEQKKKSVFWNKNLLIVFGVTLMAVLGVSSISPIFPVLIEEFGISESQVGLLITFFTLPGVILTPIFGILADRYGRKKILIPSLLLFGIAGFLCGFSKNFSILLFLRFFQGMGAASLGALNVTIIGDLFYGEDRVKAMGYNASVLNIGTAVYPSIGGALSLLGWNFPFFLPVLAIPIGLLALFLLEDKSVRNNESIKDYFFNLIRSVRNAKIILLFIGGLSTFIILYGVHLSYFPFLASHNFGLSPFLAGLLMSGMSFTTALGSSQLGKLGNKFNVKNLLIFSYLFYTLSLILTPFMQKAWQLLIPIIIFGIGHGINVPSIQTMIAELAPSEYRGALMSLNGMILRLGQTLGPIIMGFLYTFGGVNIVYFSGAIFAIGIFFLLLLLFNVHKT from the coding sequence TTGGAGCAAAAAAAGAAATCAGTTTTTTGGAATAAAAATTTACTAATAGTTTTCGGTGTAACTTTGATGGCAGTTTTGGGGGTTTCAAGCATTTCTCCCATTTTTCCTGTTCTCATAGAAGAATTTGGAATATCTGAATCACAAGTAGGCTTGCTAATAACTTTTTTTACGTTACCAGGTGTTATACTAACTCCTATATTCGGGATTTTAGCGGATAGATACGGAAGAAAAAAGATTTTGATACCCTCTCTATTGTTGTTTGGGATCGCTGGTTTTTTATGTGGATTTTCTAAAAATTTCTCAATTTTGCTATTTTTAAGATTCTTTCAGGGTATGGGTGCAGCTTCTTTAGGGGCTTTGAATGTCACTATTATAGGTGACCTATTTTATGGGGAAGATAGAGTTAAGGCTATGGGATACAACGCTAGTGTTTTGAATATCGGAACTGCGGTTTATCCATCCATTGGTGGTGCACTTTCACTTTTAGGATGGAACTTCCCATTTTTTCTTCCGGTTTTAGCCATTCCAATTGGGCTTTTGGCATTATTTTTGTTAGAAGATAAAAGTGTAAGGAACAACGAAAGCATAAAAGATTACTTTTTTAACCTTATAAGATCCGTAAGGAATGCAAAAATTATCTTACTTTTTATAGGTGGCCTTTCAACTTTCATTATCCTTTATGGAGTCCATTTGTCTTATTTTCCATTTTTAGCAAGTCACAACTTTGGATTGTCTCCTTTTCTTGCAGGACTTTTAATGTCTGGGATGTCTTTTACAACCGCTTTAGGTTCATCGCAACTCGGAAAGTTGGGGAATAAATTTAACGTTAAAAATTTATTGATATTTTCTTATTTGTTTTATACTTTATCTCTTATTTTGACACCTTTTATGCAAAAGGCATGGCAGTTGCTGATACCGATAATTATATTTGGAATAGGACATGGTATAAACGTCCCATCAATTCAGACTATGATAGCAGAATTGGCTCCTTCTGAGTACAGAGGAGCCTTAATGTCATTAAATGGAATGATTTTGAGACTAGGACAAACATTAGGTCCTATAATAATGGGCTTTTTATACACTTTTGGTGGAGTGAATATAGTTTATTTTTCTGGTGCTATTTTCGCTATAGGGATATTCTTCTTGTTATTATTGCTTTTTAATGTTCATAAGACTTAA
- a CDS encoding cyclodeaminase/cyclohydrolase family protein has protein sequence MLSDMSLKEFLEKLSSNEPAPGGGSAAALAGSIAASLGCMVANLTIGKKKYEEVEEEMKNLKVKLEEYRDKFLQLMEEDAEAFNEVIDALKLPKSTEEEKKARNEKIQEKTKKATLVPLQIAKDALEVMELSGVTIEKGYKMAKSDAAISLVMAKAAVEGGLYNVKINLPSIKDEDFLRDINSQIEKIEGEANTLQLRLLSKANI, from the coding sequence TTGTTATCTGATATGAGTTTAAAAGAATTTTTAGAAAAGCTTTCGTCCAACGAACCAGCTCCCGGGGGTGGAAGTGCAGCGGCGCTAGCGGGTTCTATAGCAGCTAGTTTGGGATGCATGGTAGCAAATTTAACTATCGGCAAAAAAAAGTACGAAGAAGTTGAAGAAGAAATGAAAAATTTGAAAGTAAAATTGGAGGAGTACAGAGACAAATTTCTTCAGCTCATGGAAGAAGATGCCGAAGCTTTTAATGAAGTAATCGATGCCTTAAAACTTCCAAAAAGTACTGAAGAAGAGAAAAAAGCTAGAAATGAAAAAATCCAAGAAAAGACAAAAAAAGCCACACTTGTTCCTCTACAAATAGCCAAAGATGCGTTGGAAGTCATGGAACTTTCGGGGGTTACAATAGAAAAAGGTTATAAAATGGCTAAAAGTGACGCAGCTATTTCCCTTGTAATGGCTAAAGCAGCTGTTGAGGGTGGATTATACAATGTAAAAATAAATCTTCCATCGATTAAAGACGAAGATTTTCTAAGAGACATTAACAGTCAAATTGAAAAAATTGAGGGAGAAGCAAACACTCTTCAATTAAGACTGCTTTCTAAAGCTAATATATAA
- the nadD gene encoding nicotinate (nicotinamide) nucleotide adenylyltransferase, translating to MLFGGSFNPPHIGHRIIAEIAYDEFKPERFLIVPSKNPPHKSIDFIANFDKRFSWCERVFFEYYFEVSDIESKLPSPSYTIRTIEYLMNFDKNIYLLIGEDSFKNFHKWYKWEEIVKKVKLVVYPRYFEEKSPYSVDFEYIKLESPIVEISSTEIRQRIKKGKTVKGLIDDKIIEEVLKEYN from the coding sequence ATGCTTTTTGGCGGTAGTTTTAACCCTCCTCATATAGGTCATAGAATAATCGCTGAAATAGCTTATGATGAATTCAAACCTGAAAGGTTTTTAATAGTACCGTCTAAAAATCCCCCACACAAGAGCATAGATTTCATAGCAAATTTCGATAAGAGGTTTTCTTGGTGTGAGAGGGTTTTTTTTGAGTATTATTTCGAAGTAAGCGACATAGAAAGCAAACTACCTTCACCATCATACACAATCAGGACCATAGAGTATTTAATGAATTTTGATAAAAATATTTATCTTTTGATCGGCGAAGACTCCTTTAAAAACTTTCACAAATGGTATAAATGGGAAGAAATAGTAAAAAAAGTAAAACTAGTAGTTTATCCCAGATATTTCGAAGAAAAAAGTCCCTACAGCGTAGATTTTGAGTATATAAAATTGGAAAGTCCTATTGTTGAAATTTCATCCACTGAAATCAGACAAAGGATCAAAAAGGGGAAAACTGTTAAAGGTTTGATAGATGATAAAATAATAGAAGAAGTTTTAAAAGAGTATAATTAA
- a CDS encoding iron-containing alcohol dehydrogenase, with translation MLNFDFVSPTRIIFGKKAEEKVGEEVKKYSGKILFHYGQGSIKKTGLYDRVVKSLKSAGVEFVELGGVQPNPRLSLVRKGIEICKKENINFILAVGGGSVIDSSKAIAAGMKYEGDVWELYEGKGTLKEALPVGVILTIPAAGSEASMGSVITNEDGWYKRAINYDVLRPVFAIMNPELTYTLPPFQTAVGTVDMLTHVMERYFTNTQHVELTDRLCEATMRTIIHNAPQALKDPYNYDVRAEIMWAGTVAHNGLLGTGREEDWATHGIEHEVSGIYDVAHGAGLAVLFPAWMKYVYRHDLNRFARYAVNVWNVEADFFNLEKTALEGINRLEKYYKEDLKLPITLKELKVPDDRFEEMAQKATERGPVGNFVKLYKEDVLNILKLAK, from the coding sequence ATGTTAAATTTTGATTTTGTAAGTCCTACACGAATAATCTTCGGAAAAAAAGCCGAGGAAAAGGTGGGAGAAGAGGTAAAAAAGTACTCCGGTAAAATTTTATTTCACTATGGGCAAGGAAGTATTAAAAAAACTGGTTTGTATGACAGAGTGGTAAAATCTTTGAAAAGTGCAGGTGTTGAGTTTGTTGAATTGGGTGGTGTTCAACCCAATCCTAGATTAAGTTTGGTGAGAAAGGGTATTGAAATATGTAAAAAAGAAAATATTAATTTTATACTTGCGGTAGGTGGGGGAAGTGTAATAGATTCTTCAAAGGCTATAGCAGCAGGAATGAAGTATGAGGGAGACGTTTGGGAATTGTACGAAGGGAAAGGGACTTTGAAAGAAGCGCTTCCCGTGGGTGTCATTCTAACCATCCCTGCCGCGGGTAGTGAAGCTAGTATGGGGTCGGTTATTACAAATGAAGACGGATGGTATAAAAGAGCAATAAATTACGATGTTTTAAGACCGGTTTTTGCAATAATGAATCCTGAACTGACTTATACTCTTCCACCTTTTCAAACAGCTGTTGGAACTGTGGATATGTTAACTCATGTAATGGAAAGGTACTTCACCAACACCCAGCATGTTGAATTAACCGATAGATTGTGCGAAGCTACAATGAGAACTATAATTCACAATGCACCTCAAGCCCTTAAAGATCCTTACAATTACGATGTCAGAGCTGAAATTATGTGGGCTGGTACCGTTGCGCATAATGGTTTATTAGGAACCGGAAGGGAAGAAGACTGGGCAACTCATGGTATAGAACATGAAGTGAGTGGCATTTACGACGTTGCCCATGGAGCAGGTTTGGCTGTTTTATTCCCTGCTTGGATGAAATATGTTTATAGGCACGATTTAAACAGGTTTGCTAGGTATGCTGTAAATGTTTGGAACGTCGAAGCTGATTTCTTTAACTTAGAAAAAACCGCTTTAGAGGGTATTAATAGGCTTGAAAAATATTACAAAGAGGATTTAAAATTACCAATCACTTTGAAGGAATTGAAAGTTCCCGATGACAGATTCGAAGAAATGGCGCAAAAGGCTACGGAAAGAGGACCTGTGGGTAATTTTGTAAAACTTTACAAGGAAGATGTTCTAAATATCTTAAAATTGGCAAAGTAA
- the hisF gene encoding imidazole glycerol phosphate synthase subunit HisF, with protein sequence MLTKRIVAALDIKEGRVVKGVQFENIQDAGDPVQLAKKYEKDGVDEIVFLDITASKEKRNILKNLVEEVAKELFIPFTVGGGLKTVEQMVEIIKCGADKVFINTAAVENPNLIKESSKIIGSSNVVVAIDAKKDVESEKYYVYTHGGSKKTDLDAVEWARKCQELGAGELLVTSMNTDGVKKGYDLNLTKQIVDAVEIPVIASGGAGEVKDFIDVFQIGADAALAASIFHYGIYTAKDLKIQLKKVGINVRL encoded by the coding sequence ATGTTGACAAAAAGAATAGTAGCAGCCTTGGATATAAAGGAAGGAAGAGTCGTAAAGGGAGTACAATTTGAGAATATACAGGACGCAGGAGATCCAGTACAACTTGCCAAAAAATATGAAAAAGATGGGGTTGATGAGATCGTATTCTTAGATATAACGGCCTCTAAAGAAAAACGTAATATACTCAAAAATCTTGTTGAGGAAGTTGCCAAAGAACTATTCATTCCTTTCACCGTGGGTGGTGGATTAAAAACAGTTGAACAAATGGTAGAAATAATAAAATGTGGAGCTGATAAAGTGTTTATAAATACAGCTGCCGTTGAAAATCCAAATTTAATTAAAGAAAGTTCAAAAATTATAGGGAGCTCTAACGTAGTAGTTGCAATAGATGCAAAAAAAGACGTCGAAAGTGAAAAGTACTATGTATACACACACGGAGGAAGTAAAAAAACGGATTTAGACGCTGTTGAGTGGGCTAGAAAGTGTCAAGAGTTGGGAGCAGGGGAACTACTGGTTACTTCTATGAACACAGATGGTGTAAAAAAAGGGTATGACTTGAATTTAACCAAACAAATAGTTGATGCTGTAGAAATCCCAGTTATCGCCTCTGGTGGAGCGGGAGAAGTTAAAGATTTTATCGATGTTTTTCAAATAGGTGCAGATGCCGCTCTTGCTGCATCCATATTCCATTATGGTATCTACACTGCAAAAGACCTCAAAATTCAATTGAAGAAGGTGGGAATAAATGTTAGATTATAA
- a CDS encoding N-acetyltransferase translates to MSSYIATSAKIDANVKIGYNAIIEEDVVIQKGTIIGNNVIIKEGSIIGENCTISDNCIIGKSPLKAKNSATTETKDLSPLILGNNVIVGACCLLYKGTKISNDVFIGDLASIREDVEIGEHTIIGKGATIENKSKIGSYVKIETEAYITAISTIEDYCFIAPEVTFTNDQFLGRTEKRKALFKGPTIKKGARIGANATILPGIIIGEDALVGAGSVVTKNLEPKKIYVGVPAREIRNVPNEELLENQTYFHP, encoded by the coding sequence ATGTCGTCTTATATAGCTACAAGCGCTAAAATTGACGCTAACGTTAAAATAGGTTACAATGCAATAATTGAAGAAGATGTCGTTATTCAAAAAGGTACTATCATTGGAAACAATGTAATAATAAAAGAAGGCAGTATTATTGGAGAAAACTGTACAATATCGGATAATTGTATAATAGGTAAATCGCCTCTTAAAGCTAAAAATTCTGCCACTACTGAAACAAAAGATCTTTCTCCTTTAATTTTGGGCAATAATGTAATCGTAGGAGCATGTTGCCTCTTATATAAAGGTACTAAAATATCAAATGATGTTTTTATTGGAGATTTAGCGAGTATAAGAGAAGATGTGGAAATCGGAGAACATACTATCATCGGAAAAGGAGCAACAATAGAAAATAAAAGTAAAATAGGTAGCTACGTAAAGATAGAAACAGAGGCTTACATTACAGCCATATCTACAATAGAAGATTATTGCTTCATAGCTCCGGAAGTTACCTTTACCAACGATCAATTTTTGGGAAGAACAGAGAAGAGAAAAGCGCTTTTCAAAGGTCCTACTATCAAAAAAGGGGCAAGAATAGGGGCCAACGCAACAATATTACCAGGAATAATAATTGGAGAAGATGCTTTGGTTGGTGCGGGGAGTGTGGTTACTAAAAATTTAGAACCAAAAAAAATATACGTTGGCGTTCCCGCGAGGGAAATTCGAAACGTACCAAACGAGGAATTGCTGGAAAATCAAACTTATTTTCACCCCTAA
- the obgE gene encoding GTPase ObgE, which produces MIGDFADEVNIKVFAGKGGDGAVSFRREKYVEKGGPDGGDGGDGGSIIIKSTLNKNTLVDFKYKKIFRAENGENGKNKKKAGKAGENVLIEVPVGTCVYDLETNELLSDLKAPEQYLIVARGGKGGRGNARFATSTLQIPRIAEKGVEGESKNLKLVLKIVADVGLIGYPNVGKSTLISRISNAKVEIADYPFTTIVPNLGVVKIDTGYSFVVADIPGLIEGAHLGKGLGDQFLRHIERCSVLVHLIDISCFERDDPVEDYILIRKELEAFSHILSKKKEIIVANKIDAIEKDTLEKRLADFKNRSGKDIFPISAYTGENIQELITMVWNHISKEKIEQQKFFQKRLKSTVTEKIKIQPVSYEPDPFIKINVIKWDNETFEIVGDGIEKLLTRYDINQKDSRLLILNTLEKNGLNKILTDAGVKEGDTVYIGNFAFEYIP; this is translated from the coding sequence TTGATCGGTGATTTTGCAGATGAAGTGAATATCAAAGTGTTTGCTGGAAAAGGAGGCGATGGAGCTGTAAGCTTTAGAAGAGAAAAATACGTAGAAAAAGGTGGGCCAGATGGCGGAGACGGAGGAGATGGTGGTTCGATTATCATCAAATCAACCCTCAATAAAAATACCTTGGTAGATTTTAAATACAAGAAAATTTTTAGAGCAGAAAACGGGGAAAATGGCAAAAATAAAAAGAAAGCTGGAAAAGCCGGAGAAAATGTTTTGATTGAGGTACCTGTAGGTACTTGTGTCTATGATCTTGAAACCAACGAATTACTTTCAGATTTAAAAGCACCGGAACAATATCTGATTGTTGCTCGTGGAGGTAAAGGTGGGAGAGGAAATGCAAGATTTGCAACTTCAACTCTACAGATTCCAAGAATCGCTGAAAAAGGGGTGGAAGGTGAATCTAAAAATCTAAAGCTCGTCTTAAAAATTGTCGCAGATGTCGGCTTGATTGGTTATCCTAACGTGGGTAAATCAACATTAATTTCAAGGATTTCAAACGCCAAGGTGGAAATTGCTGATTACCCTTTTACAACTATAGTTCCAAATTTAGGCGTGGTAAAAATCGACACAGGTTATTCTTTTGTAGTAGCTGATATCCCAGGACTTATAGAGGGTGCGCATTTGGGAAAAGGTTTAGGAGATCAATTTCTAAGGCATATTGAAAGATGTTCTGTTTTAGTACATCTTATCGATATATCTTGTTTTGAAAGAGATGACCCGGTAGAGGATTATATACTCATTAGAAAAGAATTAGAGGCTTTTTCTCATATTCTTTCGAAAAAGAAAGAGATTATTGTTGCAAATAAGATAGATGCCATAGAGAAAGACACCCTTGAAAAAAGATTAGCAGATTTCAAAAATAGATCGGGTAAAGATATTTTCCCTATTTCTGCTTATACTGGTGAAAACATTCAAGAGCTCATAACTATGGTATGGAATCATATAAGTAAAGAAAAAATTGAGCAACAAAAGTTTTTCCAAAAAAGGTTGAAATCCACTGTGACAGAAAAAATAAAAATACAACCCGTCAGCTATGAACCTGATCCTTTTATAAAAATCAACGTTATAAAATGGGATAACGAAACGTTTGAAATAGTTGGAGATGGTATCGAAAAGTTGTTAACTAGATACGATATCAACCAAAAGGATTCTCGTCTGTTAATTTTAAATACATTAGAGAAAAATGGATTGAATAAAATTTTAACAGATGCGGGAGTTAAAGAAGGAGATACGGTGTACATTGGAAATTTTGCTTTTGAATATATACCATAA
- the hisIE gene encoding bifunctional phosphoribosyl-AMP cyclohydrolase/phosphoribosyl-ATP diphosphatase HisIE, translating to MLDYKQIIDKLDWGKNNGLIPVIVQGLDGDVLTLGYTDKEALSKTLETGYVHYYSRSKERIRMKGETSGNYQKLKEAYVDCDNDTLLLKVDQTGSACHLGTKSCFRKFEQIDKLPDSNIDYSLDFLNQLKEIIKDRKKNPKEGSYTTYLFNEGKEKIYKKFGEEAVEVLVAPNRERTIYETADMIYHLLVLLTYEGIDIGEVVQELKKRHSPEGGKQS from the coding sequence ATGTTAGATTATAAACAAATAATAGACAAATTAGATTGGGGAAAAAACAATGGCCTCATACCTGTAATAGTTCAAGGTCTCGATGGCGACGTATTAACTTTAGGTTATACAGACAAAGAGGCTCTTAGTAAAACTCTAGAAACGGGATATGTTCATTATTACTCAAGAAGCAAAGAAAGAATCAGAATGAAAGGAGAAACAAGCGGGAACTATCAAAAATTAAAAGAAGCGTACGTGGATTGTGATAACGACACATTGCTCTTAAAAGTTGATCAAACAGGATCGGCTTGCCACTTAGGAACGAAAAGTTGTTTTAGAAAATTCGAACAAATTGATAAACTACCTGATTCTAATATAGATTACTCACTAGATTTTCTGAACCAATTAAAAGAAATTATAAAAGATAGGAAAAAGAACCCCAAAGAAGGATCTTATACAACTTATTTGTTTAATGAAGGGAAAGAAAAAATCTATAAAAAATTTGGAGAAGAAGCGGTCGAAGTTTTGGTTGCTCCAAATAGAGAAAGAACCATATATGAAACCGCCGATATGATTTATCACTTGTTGGTGTTATTAACCTACGAAGGAATAGATATAGGAGAAGTTGTTCAAGAATTAAAAAAGAGACACTCGCCAGAGGGAGGTAAGCAAAGTTGA